Proteins co-encoded in one Paracoccus aestuarii genomic window:
- a CDS encoding DUF1150 family protein, whose product MNEKYAFGDAGRTVYIREVAAATLPRDVQDQVPDGATLYAVHDTHGERLALVNDRRLAFQLARQNELSPVSVH is encoded by the coding sequence ATGAATGAGAAATACGCTTTCGGCGATGCCGGCCGGACCGTCTATATCCGCGAGGTCGCCGCGGCGACCCTGCCCCGCGACGTGCAGGACCAGGTGCCGGACGGCGCCACGCTCTATGCCGTGCATGACACGCATGGCGAACGGCTGGCGCTGGTCAACGACCGCCGCCTGGCCTTCCAGCTGGCCCGCCAGAACGAGCTGAGCCCGGTCAGCGTCCACTAG
- a CDS encoding YdcH family protein, which produces MNMQHSMTHDEITRARLEALRCEHRDLDQAIAALQDQQLTSSLALQRLKKQKLALKDRIARLEDELTPDIIA; this is translated from the coding sequence ATGAACATGCAGCATTCCATGACCCATGACGAGATCACCCGCGCCCGGCTGGAGGCGCTGCGCTGCGAACATCGCGATCTGGACCAGGCCATCGCGGCGCTGCAGGACCAGCAGCTGACGTCATCGCTGGCGCTGCAGCGGCTGAAGAAGCAGAAGCTGGCCCTGAAGGACCGCATCGCCCGGCTGGAGGACGAGCTGACCCCCGACATCATCGCCTGA
- a CDS encoding TolB family protein yields the protein MARWRSSLEVFDTRTGRARVILRTPLLIEAPNWHPDGWFLVNGAGRLWRATAHGLTPIDTGSAERCNNDHGILPDGRIVFSAHDGTEAGIHLWDGARVQTLGLPRPSWWHGAQGDRITYACARGGDRVVRIATAKADGTGEAVLTPGTAHHDGPDFSPCGRWIWFNSDATGHAQIWRMREDGSEAAPVFRDNRVNWFPHPSPCGNHVVYLAYAPGTLGHPRDRQVSIWLMRPDGGGRRRIVDLFGGQGSLNVPCWAPGGHRFAYMRYRP from the coding sequence ATGGCCCGCTGGCGGTCATCGCTGGAGGTCTTTGACACAAGGACGGGGCGTGCGCGGGTGATCCTGCGCACGCCCCTTCTGATCGAGGCCCCCAACTGGCATCCCGACGGCTGGTTCCTGGTGAACGGCGCGGGGCGGCTGTGGCGCGCCACGGCCCATGGGCTGACCCCCATCGACACGGGCAGCGCGGAACGCTGCAACAACGATCACGGCATCCTGCCCGACGGGCGCATCGTCTTTTCGGCCCATGACGGGACCGAAGCCGGCATCCATCTCTGGGACGGCGCGCGGGTGCAGACCCTGGGCCTGCCGCGGCCCAGCTGGTGGCATGGGGCGCAGGGCGACCGGATCACCTATGCCTGCGCGCGGGGCGGGGACCGGGTGGTGCGCATCGCCACCGCCAAGGCGGACGGGACGGGCGAGGCCGTGCTGACCCCCGGCACCGCCCATCACGACGGCCCGGATTTCAGCCCCTGCGGGCGGTGGATCTGGTTCAATTCCGATGCGACGGGCCATGCCCAGATCTGGCGCATGCGGGAGGACGGGTCCGAGGCCGCGCCGGTCTTTCGCGACAATCGGGTGAACTGGTTCCCGCATCCCTCGCCCTGCGGGAACCATGTGGTCTATCTGGCCTATGCGCCGGGGACCTTGGGCCATCCGCGCGACCGGCAGGTGTCGATCTGGCTGATGCGGCCCGATGGCGGGGGACGGCGGCGGATCGTCGACCTGTTCGGCGGGCAGGGCAGCCTGAACGTGCCCTGCTGGGCGCCCGGGGGGCACCGCTTCGCATATATGCGCTACCGTCCCTAG
- a CDS encoding NUDIX domain-containing protein: MIRLAVRAAILHADRVLVVNAYPGHGSDLWCLPGGGVDPHASLPDNLAREVAEETGLTIRVGRPFLVNEFHDPDRRFHQVEIHFHAGLTGSDRLTLTDPEGIVNRARGVTRAELASLRHKPDSLVRAIWSPDAALYDDLERIVP; encoded by the coding sequence ATGATCCGGTTGGCGGTCCGCGCGGCGATCCTGCACGCGGACCGCGTCCTGGTGGTCAACGCCTATCCGGGCCATGGCTCGGATCTGTGGTGCCTGCCCGGCGGGGGCGTCGATCCGCATGCCTCGCTGCCCGACAACCTGGCCCGCGAGGTGGCCGAGGAGACCGGCCTAACCATCCGCGTCGGCCGGCCCTTTCTGGTCAATGAATTCCACGATCCCGACCGCCGCTTCCACCAGGTCGAGATCCATTTCCATGCCGGCCTGACGGGGTCGGACCGCCTGACCCTGACCGACCCGGAGGGGATCGTGAACCGCGCCCGTGGGGTCACCCGCGCCGAGCTGGCATCCCTGCGTCACAAGCCCGACAGCCTCGTCCGGGCGATCTGGTCGCCGGATGCGGCGCTCTATGATGATCTGGAACGCATCGTCCCCTGA
- the purE gene encoding 5-(carboxyamino)imidazole ribonucleotide mutase — translation MTEPVGIIMGSQSDWPTMREAAAILDELGIAWHARIVSAHRTPDRLWDYGRGAADRGLQVIIAGAGGAAHLPGMMASKTRIPVIGVPVQTKALSGVDSLYSIVQMPKGYPVATMAIGAAGAANAGLMAAGILALNDPALAQRLDDWRAALSASIPEEPSDV, via the coding sequence ATGACCGAACCGGTGGGAATCATCATGGGCAGCCAGTCCGACTGGCCGACCATGCGCGAGGCGGCAGCGATCCTGGACGAGCTGGGGATCGCTTGGCACGCCCGCATCGTCAGCGCCCATCGCACGCCCGACCGTCTGTGGGATTACGGCCGCGGCGCCGCGGATCGCGGGTTGCAGGTGATCATCGCGGGGGCGGGGGGTGCGGCGCATCTGCCGGGCATGATGGCCTCTAAGACGCGCATCCCGGTGATCGGCGTGCCGGTCCAGACCAAGGCGCTGTCGGGGGTCGATTCGCTCTATTCCATCGTGCAGATGCCCAAGGGCTATCCGGTCGCGACCATGGCGATCGGGGCGGCGGGGGCCGCCAATGCCGGGCTGATGGCCGCGGGCATCCTGGCGCTGAACGATCCGGCGCTGGCGCAGCGGCTGGACGATTGGCGCGCGGCGCTGTCGGCCTCGATCCCCGAGGAGCCCTCCGATGTCTGA
- a CDS encoding Hsp20 family protein, giving the protein MTKISLGAHPYLLGFDQLERLAERAAKGAEGYPPYNIEHRPPDAFRITLAVAGFAEDDLAITTEDRQLVIRGRQPEGDEARVFLHRGIAARAFQRSFVLADGVEVTAAQMQDGLLHIDLRRVNPQQVVRTIPISRNTGGHHE; this is encoded by the coding sequence ATGACGAAGATTTCCTTGGGGGCGCATCCCTATCTGCTGGGTTTCGACCAGCTTGAACGCCTGGCCGAACGGGCCGCCAAGGGGGCCGAGGGCTATCCCCCCTACAATATCGAACACCGCCCGCCCGATGCCTTCCGCATCACCCTGGCCGTCGCCGGTTTCGCCGAGGACGACCTGGCCATCACCACCGAGGATCGCCAGCTGGTGATCCGCGGGCGCCAGCCCGAGGGCGATGAGGCCCGCGTCTTCCTGCATCGCGGGATCGCCGCGCGCGCCTTTCAGCGCAGCTTCGTCCTGGCCGACGGGGTCGAGGTCACCGCGGCCCAGATGCAGGACGGGCTGCTCCATATCGATCTGCGCCGGGTCAATCCGCAGCAGGTCGTTCGCACCATTCCGATCAGCCGCAACACTGGGGGTCACCATGAATGA
- a CDS encoding 5-(carboxyamino)imidazole ribonucleotide synthase, with the protein MSEIRTIGILGGGQLGRMLSAAASRLGLRCHIYEPGAAPAGDVAWRLTTAPYEDEAALRAFADSVDVITYEFENVPTSALDLLESLRPIRPGRRALAVSQDRLTEKTFLTEIGLTVAPFADVPDQGDLDAAIAQIGRPSILKTRRMGYDGKGQVRIGDGPADWTGAPSVLEGFVDFTAEISVIIARGADGQVAAFDPGLNVHEGGILRTTSVPCGQPGRVTTDAVLIAARIANALDYVGVMGVELFVTPQGLIVNEIAPRVHNSGHWTQAGCAVDQFEQHIRAVAGLPLGDGKRHADVVMENLIGDDIARVPALLAQPRTQLHLYGKGEARPGRKMGHVNVIAG; encoded by the coding sequence ATGTCTGAGATCCGCACCATTGGTATTCTGGGTGGGGGCCAGCTGGGCCGGATGCTGTCGGCGGCGGCCAGCCGCCTCGGCCTGCGCTGCCACATCTATGAACCCGGCGCCGCCCCCGCGGGCGACGTCGCGTGGCGCCTGACCACCGCCCCCTATGAGGATGAGGCCGCCCTGCGCGCCTTCGCCGACAGCGTCGATGTCATCACCTATGAATTCGAGAACGTGCCGACCTCGGCGCTGGATCTGCTGGAATCCTTGCGCCCGATCCGACCCGGACGGCGCGCCTTGGCCGTGTCCCAGGACCGGCTGACGGAAAAGACCTTCCTGACCGAGATCGGCCTGACCGTCGCCCCCTTTGCCGATGTCCCGGACCAAGGCGATCTGGACGCGGCCATCGCGCAGATCGGGCGGCCCTCGATCCTCAAGACCCGGCGCATGGGCTATGACGGCAAGGGCCAGGTCCGCATCGGCGACGGCCCCGCCGACTGGACCGGCGCGCCTTCGGTGCTGGAAGGGTTTGTCGATTTCACCGCCGAGATCAGCGTCATCATCGCCCGCGGCGCGGATGGCCAGGTCGCGGCCTTCGACCCCGGCCTGAACGTGCATGAGGGCGGCATCCTGCGCACCACCTCGGTCCCCTGCGGCCAGCCGGGGCGCGTCACCACGGATGCGGTCCTGATCGCCGCGCGCATTGCCAATGCACTGGATTACGTGGGCGTCATGGGGGTCGAGCTCTTCGTCACCCCCCAAGGCCTGATCGTGAACGAGATCGCGCCCCGGGTCCACAATTCCGGCCATTGGACCCAGGCCGGCTGCGCGGTCGATCAGTTCGAACAGCATATCCGCGCCGTGGCCGGCCTGCCCTTGGGCGACGGCAAGCGCCACGCCGATGTGGTGATGGAGAACCTGATCGGCGACGACATAGCCCGCGTCCCCGCGCTGCTGGCCCAGCCCCGGACCCAGCTGCATCTCTATGGCAAGGGCGAGGCGCGCCCGGGCCGCAAGATGGGCCATGTCAACGTGATCGCCGGATGA